A portion of the Macaca thibetana thibetana isolate TM-01 chromosome 9, ASM2454274v1, whole genome shotgun sequence genome contains these proteins:
- the LOC126962884 gene encoding oligosaccharyltransferase complex subunit OSTC-like produces MENLYRVLFLVLECPNLKLKKPPWLHMPSAMTVYALVVVSYFLITEGIIYDVIVEPPSVASMTDEHGHQRPVAFLAYRVNGQYIMEGLASSFLFTMGGLGFIILDRSNAPNIPKLNRFLLLFIGFVCVLLSFFMARVFMRMKLPGYLMG; encoded by the coding sequence ATGGAGAATTTGTACCGTGTCCTGTTCTTAGTGCTCGAATGTCCCAACCTGAAGCTGAAGAAGCCGCCCTGGTTGCACATGCCATCGGCCATGACTGTGTATGCTCTGGTGGTGGTGTCTTACTTCCTCATCACTGAAGGAATAATTTATGATGTTATTGTTGAACCTCCAAGTGTTGCCTCTATGACTGATGAACACGGGCATCAGAGGCCAGTAGCTTTCTTGGCCTACAGAGTAAATGGACAATATATTATGGAAGGACTTGCATCCAGCTTCCTATTTACAATGGGAGGTTTAGGTTTCATAATCCTGGACCGATCGAATGCACCAAATATCCCAAAACTCAATAGATTTCTTCTTCTGTTCATTGGATTCGTCTGTGTCCTACTGAGTTTTTTCATGGCTAGAGTATTCATGAGAATGAAACTGCCGGGCTATCTGATGGGTTAG